The genomic interval AATATGTGAAAGGTGAGGCGTTCTGTTGGTGTTTGGGTGCAGAGGAAACAGCCAGACTCAGTCGAtccgttttgttttgttttgttttgtttattaacaGCGACAACAGCCTCCATGCAGAATGAGGGAACAGGAAACTCCCACAGCCATTTGTGCTACTCAGAGCTCAGCTCTCACTGAGCCGGTGTGCTTCAGATCTCACACCACAGAACACTGGACAACATATCCCACAATGCATCGGTGCAGCAGGACCTGCACACACGGGTTCGTTCAGAGTCCGCGGAATGCGTACAGTCGTTTCATAGAAAAAGTGACATCGTGTTTCATGTTCATGTGCCAGAGAAACATCtctaaaatattcacaccctgcTTGTAAAACTGCGACACTGAGAGGTAGACAGTCCGTCTAGAAAAATAGAGATATGTTACAAACATGGAACTCCTCAAATATAGAGCTGCTTACATAGAAATATCAACAACAGAAGCACGACATTCTGACGTCGACATTCACAGAGTCTCTTTACGGCTTCATGCAGAagaaactggttttattttacagcaggatccgtcctgcagggggcgcactgcccctttaaggtgGCGGAGGCCCGGTCGGCTGCAGGGCCAGGCTCGAACCCGAACCCTCAGGGCACCGCATACACGCATGCGCCTCCCAGCACCTGTACACCGGTGTGACGTCACATGTCTCTCCGGTTGTCGGTTTAAATCCGAAAAGCTTCCAAAACTCCGCGTAGAGGAGCGCGGGCCTGTGTTTACACGCCGGGCGCGTTCAGGGCCAGAGAGTAGGCGGCCATCATCTGCGCACGCAGCTGCTGCTTCACGTGCACGCGCCCGTGCCTCTTCCTTTCGTCGCTGCGCGCGAACCTCTTGCCGCACACGTCACAGGAGAAGGGCTTCTCGccggtgtgcgtgcgtgtgtgcgtggtCAGGTGGTCGCTGCGGCTGAAGCTGCGTGCGCAGATGGTGCACTGGAAGGGCTTCTGGCCCGTGTGGATGCGCACGTGCCTGTTGAGCTCGTCGGAGCGCGAGAAGCGGCGCTCGCAGCCCGGCACGGAGCACGGGAACGGCTTGGGCTTCACGCCGCCGCGCGCGTGCGCTCTGCGCCCTGTGCGCTGCTGCTTAGGCGCTCCGGCCGCGTGCACGCTGCTGATGTTGACCATCGGGAACGCGCCCTGCAGGAGGGAGGACAGCAGGTGCGCGTCCAGGGTGGAGGGGGTGCTGCTGATGACGTAGTTACCGGATTCCCCGCCGGTTACCGGTAAACCCTTCAGCCAGTCCTCCAGCTCCAGCGGCTCCTGCTTCACCTCGCAGCCGGGCTTCAGCTCGCCCTGCCCGGCTTCGGAGCTCAGCAGAGACTCGATGAAATCAGCCATGTCCACCTGTTGCTCCAGAGCCATGAGCGGGAGCAGAGAGTCCGCTGCAGCCGGGAACAGAGCGTCATTCCCGGCCGTGGAGGGCTGAGAACACCCGCTGTTGCAGCTGGAGGTCCCGAACTCCGATTTGATCATCATCGGAGCTGAAGCGGGGACTGCAGGCGGCTGCGGCTCCGCGGCTGCAGGAGGGATGCTGAAGTCGGGGgcgggctgctgctgctgctccatctCGGTGCAAATTCCCACAATTTCCGTGATCATGTTCAGGATCGCGTCGGCGGTGCTGCTCAGCCCCGCGGCCGTGGGCTCCAGCTCGGCGAAGAAGCTTCCGCTGTAGCCAAGCGATGGAGAGAGAGTGTCCGAGGAGCAGTCGCTGAAGTCGGAGAAGAAGTCTGAGTCCGAGGCGTCAGTTCCCGgagagaaaactgcagaaaggGAGGGGAGGGGGTTATTATTGCATAATGACAGAAACACCATGAAGAtgcagctgcaggctgcaggtTGCAGGGCATGCAGCGGGATGCTGGAGACTCACCTTGGCTGAACGGTGATCCCACGTCAGAGTCCGCGCCGTCGCTGGGGCTGGATCCCACGCTGTCCACCCAGGCGCTGCAAGCGTCCTCAAACTCAGACATGAAGCTGTCGTCGCGCTCCAGAAGCATCCTTTTATCAGGTTTTATGATT from Gambusia affinis linkage group LG18, SWU_Gaff_1.0, whole genome shotgun sequence carries:
- the LOC122820821 gene encoding early growth response protein 4-like, which encodes MLLERDDSFMSEFEDACSAWVDSVGSSPSDGADSDVGSPFSQVFSPGTDASDSDFFSDFSDCSSDTLSPSLGYSGSFFAELEPTAAGLSSTADAILNMITEIVGICTEMEQQQQPAPDFSIPPAAAEPQPPAVPASAPMMIKSEFGTSSCNSGCSQPSTAGNDALFPAAADSLLPLMALEQQVDMADFIESLLSSEAGQGELKPGCEVKQEPLELEDWLKGLPVTGGESGNYVISSTPSTLDAHLLSSLLQGAFPMVNISSVHAAGAPKQQRTGRRAHARGGVKPKPFPCSVPGCERRFSRSDELNRHVRIHTGQKPFQCTICARSFSRSDHLTTHTRTHTGEKPFSCDVCGKRFARSDERKRHGRVHVKQQLRAQMMAAYSLALNAPGV